The window GGACGTGTGCATGTGGTCGAACGACTATCCGCACGCGGCCTCCACGTGGCCGCATTCGCGCCGCGTGATCGCGGAGGAGCTCGGTCATCTGCCGATCGAGGTCTTCCGCAAGGTCGTGCGCGAGAACGTGCTGCGGCTCTACGATCTGAAGCTGGCGGGGATCAACGCTTGACGCAAGCGGGCTCGTAACCATGTAAATGCCGTGCCATGGCAGCGCGCGGGCGGGCCTCGCCCGGCCGGACCGAACCGGCGTTACCGGCGTCAGAGGGTCGGGATGGAGTTTGGACTGCACCTGCCGGCTTCCAGCCCCGGGTTCAGCCCGGCCGGCCTCGTTGCGTTCGCGCGTCGCGCCGAAGCGCTGGGCTTCGACTACGTGACGGTCGCGGACCACGTCGTCGTGCCCAGACGTATCTCGGTTCCGTATCCTTACACTCTGGACGGGAAATACCCCGGCTCAGGGCATCATCTCGAAGCGCTCGCGACGATCGGCTTTCTGGCCGGGGCGACCGAACGGCTGCGATTCGTCACCAGCGTGATGATCGCCCCGTATCGCAGCCCGGTGGTGACGGCCAAGATGCTGGCGACCCTCGACGTGCTGTCCGGAGGGCGGATCGTCGCCGGAATCGGCGCGGGTTGGATGAAGGAGGAGTTCGAGGCTCTCGGCGCGCCGCCCTACGGGGAGCGCGGGCGGGTGACCGACGAGTACATCCGGGCGTTCCGCGAGCTGTGGACGGCGGAAAATCCGCGCTTCGAGGGAAAGTACTGCAGCTTCTCCGACATCGTCTTCGTGCCCAGGCCCGTCCAGAAGCCCGGGATTCCGATCTGGATCGGCGGCCACAGCGACAAGGCCATTCGCCGCGCCGCCGAGCTGGGAGACGGCTGGCATCCGATCGGGGGAGTGCCCGCGGTGCCGCTCGAACCCCGCGATCTGGAGCGCAGCGTGGCCGCGCTGCGAACCGCGGCGCGGGCGGCAGGCCGGGATCCCGAACAGATCCGGGTAGCGTTCAAGGGCTCGCTGTTCGATCGCGAGATCGAAAGCGTGCCGGGCCGGCGCCGGCGGTTCACGGGAAGCGCCCCGGAGATCGCTTCGGACGTCCGCGAGTACCGCGCGGCGGGAGCGGACGTCCTGATCCTCGACGTTCGACGCCCCGGCGTCGCGGAAAC is drawn from Candidatus Zixiibacteriota bacterium and contains these coding sequences:
- a CDS encoding LLM class F420-dependent oxidoreductase, whose product is MEFGLHLPASSPGFSPAGLVAFARRAEALGFDYVTVADHVVVPRRISVPYPYTLDGKYPGSGHHLEALATIGFLAGATERLRFVTSVMIAPYRSPVVTAKMLATLDVLSGGRIVAGIGAGWMKEEFEALGAPPYGERGRVTDEYIRAFRELWTAENPRFEGKYCSFSDIVFVPRPVQKPGIPIWIGGHSDKAIRRAAELGDGWHPIGGVPAVPLEPRDLERSVAALRTAARAAGRDPEQIRVAFKGSLFDREIESVPGRRRRFTGSAPEIASDVREYRAAGADVLILDVRRPGVAETLERMEWLRNEVLARL